The Dioscorea cayenensis subsp. rotundata cultivar TDr96_F1 chromosome 18, TDr96_F1_v2_PseudoChromosome.rev07_lg8_w22 25.fasta, whole genome shotgun sequence genome includes the window AAAATTGCATGAAGAATGGGAGGCCTGATACTGAGTTCTTGAAATGGAGGTGGAAGCCAGACGACTGTGAGCTTCCTCGCTTCGATCCGAAAGCGTTCTTCAAGCTTGTTCGGGGGAAGACGGTGGCTTTCATCGGAGACTCCTTAGCTAGGAATCAAATGCAATCCTTGATGTGCCTCTTATCCAGGGTATGCAAGGGTTTTTCTTTTGCAATCAtgtgatctatatatatatatatatatatatgagtgtgtgtgtgtggcttAATTAGTACCATGGTTTGAAAAAATGTTCTGCTATTAATTAAGAATAGAGAAAACAATGACTCTAgtaactattatttttaattattgtaataaaatataaatatctaaGATCTAACaatgattttattgaaatagGTTGAGTACCCAGAGGATATATCAGAGACAACTGATGAGAACTTCAAGCGGATGTATTATAGTGCCTACAACTTCACTATCTCTATATTTTGGTCACCGTTCCTTATCAAAACCAAGCAACCAGTATATGAAGCTCCTTCTCTAGATCACATGTGGAAGCTCTATCTAGATGAGACAGATGATAATTGGACTTCCAAAATTGACAACTTTGACTATTTGATAATCTCTGGTGGCACATGGTTCACCCGGCCATTACTATTTTATGAAAAACGGCAAGTAATAGGGTGCCAGTATTGTGACATCAAGAACTTCCCAAAGATACATGTAAGCTACTTCCATCGAATGGCATTCCGCACAGCATTGCAAGGGATAAACAAGTCACCGAGTTATCGAGGGACGACAATAGTGAGGACGATATCGCCTCCGCACTTTGAGAATGGAGCTTGGGATCACGGCGGAGACTGTCGGAGGACAAGGCCAGCAAGGAGAGGggagaaaaagatggagaaaatatatGAGGAGATGTATAGGAATCAAATAGAGGAATTTGAGGTTGGTAGAAAAGAGGGGAGGAAGAGAGGATTGGAGTTCATGTTGATGGATATGACTGGTGCAATGCTGCAAAGGCCTGATGgacaccctagtgggtattgGAGTTCAAATGggaaaaaagggaaagagaagCATAATGACTGTGTGCATTGGTGCTTGCCAGGGCCTGTGGATTTATGGAATGATTTGTTGTTTCACATGTTGAGGAGGCAAGGCAACTGGGAGCTAGAGTGACTAACTTCTTTCTGATGGCTAGCTATTGTTACGCACTAGATAGGTACTAGATGACATAAGGAACAACTTTGTTATAGAACTCAAGCATCAATAACACTTATATTAAACAGGATAATTCATACAAGGGGAGAGGTATCAACAAGAACTGGAAAAAAACTCTACAAGGGAAGAGGTATCAACAAGAACAGGAGAAAAACTTTAATTAACTGACTGAATACAagacttttatattttttacaagaACTTTGGTGACCAAAAAGAAACTGACTCACTGAGTCACCCTGCAACATGGTGAGCCCTGGTTAACCTAACCGCTTAACAAGGTTTATTCGAACTTATGTTCATCCATCTAATGATGCTATCCTGACCGTTGTTAGAAAACACAATCTTTGTGCCTTGAACTTGAACCAGATTAGTTGATCTTTAAATCTCAACCATTCATTTCTCTCCATCTTTAACTCCAACAAACAAACTGGtatttcaaatacaaaaaattaccTTTCTACCCTTTCTGTCACAACTACTGAATCATTTCATCATAAAAACAGAAACTCAAAAACTCTTCTCCTAGAAAACCAAAAACTCTGAATACAAACATGCACACATTCAATAGCAGTCTTCTCTGAAACACTTCATTCACTTCTTGAATCAACTATCAACAGCTATTTGGTGCAATGGAATGGATTTGaactatttattatatatatatatatatatatatagatatgcacATACCTTTACATATATAGCGTGCGTGCGCACGCGCGTGAGAGAGATGCCAATGAAATAGATGTAGATgtaaataagaattttttttttatatatttggataTTAAACActtgtgtgtatttttttttttttaacaaatgtgaCAAGCGCAATAGTTAAAGGCATCCTAGAAATTGATTGTCGAGCTATATGTTTTGCACCCAGTTGTACAATAATTGGGTTGTAAGCTTGCTCTTATATTGAGGACTCTTTTTGGTACCCAGTATACGAAGTGACCAATCACTGTCCGTGCATAGGGATCTTCGCTTATCATAAATTAGGTGAGATTTGAACATGAACCCCTTGTGAGAACGAAGAATTGCCTtaactagtttttttaaaagattgatTGATtagatgttttatatttttagtaatttgagCATATTTAAAGGTggttaaattattatttatttatcatataagaaaataattatatttgagatatttaGGAATTAAgatcaaatatatatagagatagtTTATAAGAACCGATATTTTTGGCTTGAAAAAtggtaaaaaggaaaaaaaatacaaaatattactAAATAGCATGTGAAGAAGaaacggaaaaaaaaaaacataggaaagaATAATACTATTATCATTGTATAGGGAGAAAGGGCCCCAACTAGTTGCAAATAGAAGCTTAAGGTGTAGTTGGCATTCATAAAATAGTTTATCCCGTGGGCACAAATATTTATACTTTATAATGCTACGACCAccacaaaatttttttggaaaaattacttataagtctTTGGGAAGTTTCAAACTTCCCGATCAATCCTTCTGACTTTTCCAAATTCCATTAAGTCCCTTTTTTTCAGCCGTATTTGTTTTAGTCCCTGGTGTTAAGTCTGTCGATCAATTAATTGAATGAGAAATGTCAAAAATGCCTATGTGAGATAAATTGAAAAGTTAGTAGACTTTATTTTCCCTCCAAGTCATGTCACATTAAATGTTGTGTAATTGTCAAATCCAATGAAGCTTCTTTGTTAGAGACTTTTGCTTTTTCTCctccttctcattcttcttcaacatcttttttttatcttatttgggTTACTGGTTGTCAACAAGcaagtttgtttattttattttgctttctcttcttcttcttcttcttcttcttcttcttcttcttcttcttcttcatcatcatcttcctttCGTGGGTGTGGAATCCTCCATTATAAGGGTGGAAAAGTCTTTTCTTTACGAGCTTTTCGAAATTCATGTAGGTTTCATCATCAATGGAAACTTTCTGTACTATGACACAATACAAAAGAGAAAGACGTGTGCTTTAATTCACCGTCTTGAGCTCATTAGAGACAGTCATGGGTGCGATGTGTAGGGATGGCAAAAACCAAACCGACCCATGGTTTCTGACCCGATCCTCCCCgaatgggtttttttttgttgaatatcTGGGAACGGGGCGGGGTGGGGTGGGTTTAGTTATACCTTGCCCGTCCCCGCCCCACCATgctaaaaatttacatatatgcccttgtatatatatatatatatatatatatatatagcagttTGTGATTGAAATACTTTCTAACCGTTGGATTATCTTATCCCATATCATCTCCACCGTTGATTCTCACCAAGCCCTAAAGGCAATGTTTAGGTGGTATGTTAGCCGATCCAAGATTCTAGCCTTTGTTTGAGCAGATCGACGAGAAGAGTTCTCCCAGATATCGCCCATCTAGTTATCGGGCTACCACTACGGTGCCAGTCCACTATTGTGACGCCAGAACTTGATCGTGTCCACCGCTGAGATCACGTGGTGAATTATTGGGGACTGTGTTGTGCCGACAGGGAGCGTCTTCACGTGATTTCTGCGGATGACATGGCCGCATTGGCCCTCCACCTGCCTTGTAAGCTAATTCAATGCCTTTGCCATCGCTGAGACTTCTCTCCGGAGTCCCATACTGGTGCTCAGGTTAGGAGGTGTTTTtactcatattatatatatatatatattgggaaaATTTATGCCGGTTTTGAATAGTGCATTGATAATGAAACTTTGGGAATTTGATTTGTGTATAATGGAGTAACGAAAAATTTTCAAGCTTGATGTTGTAAGAGTTGGAGAGCAAAATTACACTAATTGGATGGGTTTGGAATAGCTGCATGAGGGTAAGGAATTAAATGCTAAGATGTGATTAAAGAGCAGTGATATATGGGAGTATTACAGCTTGGAAAAATAAAAGCCAAATGTAAAATTGCTTATATTGATTTTCACATACCACCAAACTCTAGATTCATAGCTAATAAGGATTGATTTGGATTGGTGGGAATCTTGGAAAAATATTAACCATAAAACCAATTCACTTGTGATGACATCAACCTTGTTTATGAAGATTGTTTATGAAGATTGTAGAGAATTATGAGAATAGTTGTGAGATAATGTTTAGATCTAATTGGTTATCTCTTGTATTCTCTCtctcaatttattttaaagctTCTTTatgtaatcttttttttttttttaaagttttgcattattatcttgtttttaatttattgtttaccatttttaattttttttcaggtttattttttaattaaatttgttatgGATAGCTAACATGTGGCCAATCTCATGAAAAGTGAACATGAACATCAACACCTATTCAAGACGAAAATGCAAGATCAACTCAAATTCCATCGTCAATGGATGGAATTGATGGATTTTCTATCTCAACTCCAACTTCAAGTGGTACTCCCATTGGTACAACATCTTCCatgaaagatgatgatgataccACTTACAATCCTAAAAGATTAAAATTGGCAGTGTGGGAACACTTCACAAAACAAGAAATTTGCACAGAATGGAAAGCAATATGCAATTATTGCAAGAGGATGCTTGgtgaaaaa containing:
- the LOC120282867 gene encoding protein trichome birefringence-like 21 produces the protein MSATSFSTELSLKESECDIWTGKWERDTEVPYYTNETCSTIQDHQNCMKNGRPDTEFLKWRWKPDDCELPRFDPKAFFKLVRGKTVAFIGDSLARNQMQSLMCLLSRVEYPEDISETTDENFKRMYYSAYNFTISIFWSPFLIKTKQPVYEAPSLDHMWKLYLDETDDNWTSKIDNFDYLIISGGTWFTRPLLFYEKRQVIGCQYCDIKNFPKIHVSYFHRMAFRTALQGINKSPSYRGTTIVRTISPPHFENGAWDHGGDCRRTRPARRGEKKMEKIYEEMYRNQIEEFEVGRKEGRKRGLEFMLMDMTGAMLQRPDGHPSGYWSSNGKKGKEKHNDCVHWCLPGPVDLWNDLLFHMLRRQGNWELE